A genomic segment from Bacillus cereus G9842 encodes:
- the gerD gene encoding spore germination lipoprotein GerD, translating into MKRILFIFVSSFLLIALVACAQGKETKSELDYDQTKKMIVDILKTDQGKKAIQDVLTDEKMKQALILDETVVKKTIEDAMVSDKGQQFWEKLFKDPEFSSKFAKSMGKEQTQLMKTLLKDPEYQAGVIEIMKNPEVEKMMLQTMKSKEYRQYLQQVLTETAESPLFQSKMIDIISKGVQKAEKGGSDKKEAGGDGGSQGEKKEEQ; encoded by the coding sequence ATGAAACGGATACTATTCATTTTCGTTTCTTCTTTTCTACTTATCGCACTTGTAGCATGCGCACAAGGAAAAGAAACGAAATCCGAACTAGATTACGATCAAACAAAGAAAATGATTGTTGATATTTTAAAAACAGATCAAGGTAAGAAAGCTATTCAAGATGTATTAACTGATGAAAAAATGAAACAAGCACTCATACTAGATGAAACAGTAGTAAAGAAAACGATTGAAGATGCAATGGTATCCGATAAAGGGCAACAATTCTGGGAAAAGCTCTTTAAAGATCCTGAGTTCTCATCGAAGTTCGCTAAAAGTATGGGGAAAGAACAAACCCAATTAATGAAAACCTTATTAAAAGACCCTGAATACCAAGCAGGCGTTATAGAAATCATGAAAAATCCTGAAGTAGAAAAAATGATGTTACAAACAATGAAGAGTAAAGAATACCGTCAATATCTACAACAAGTACTAACAGAAACTGCTGAAAGTCCACTCTTCCAATCCAAGATGATTGATATCATTAGTAAAGGTGTACAAAAGGCTGAAAAAGGTGGATCTGATAAGAAAGAAGCAGGCGGTGACGGTGGTTCTCAAGGCGAGAAGAAGGAAGAACAGTGA
- the kbaA gene encoding KinB signaling pathway activation protein KbaA translates to MNSRKWVRLFLTTLFLGGISTVIIGFVLEWDRYDEFFQNFDVKEILAVSFWLMGVGFIFSVISQMGFFAYLTIHRFGLGMFRSSSLWNAVQLFFIAFVLFDFVYLRSVLIANGEVSLGNNILVAGILFVFGAIVAYVKSKETNKKAFVPALFFMVVVTILEWVPALRINDTDWLYLMVIPLLLCNAYQLLVLHRLIGKTSKPA, encoded by the coding sequence GTGAATAGCCGCAAGTGGGTACGACTATTTTTAACGACGTTGTTTCTTGGTGGGATTAGCACAGTTATTATTGGTTTTGTTTTGGAGTGGGACAGGTACGATGAATTTTTTCAAAATTTCGACGTTAAGGAGATTTTAGCGGTATCTTTCTGGTTGATGGGTGTAGGATTTATTTTTAGCGTTATAAGTCAAATGGGATTCTTTGCATATTTAACAATCCATCGTTTTGGACTAGGGATGTTTCGCTCATCGTCTTTATGGAATGCAGTCCAGCTCTTCTTTATTGCATTCGTATTATTTGATTTTGTGTATTTAAGGTCTGTACTTATTGCAAATGGGGAAGTCTCATTGGGGAATAACATACTTGTTGCTGGAATTTTATTTGTGTTTGGAGCAATTGTTGCTTATGTAAAAAGTAAAGAAACAAATAAAAAAGCATTTGTGCCAGCTCTGTTCTTTATGGTTGTTGTAACAATTCTTGAATGGGTACCGGCGCTTCGGATTAATGATACAGATTGGTTATATTTAATGGTTATACCGCTATTGTTATGTAATGCATATCAATTACTTGTATTACATCGTTTAATCGGAAAAACGAGTAAACCTGCTTAA
- the pdaB gene encoding polysaccharide deacetylase family sporulation protein PdaB, with translation MFFFFITSKRTFKHISLIVILSLFTAWLLFLKTYSHESAFSTATGPKVIYKGDTAKKQVAFTFDISWGDKKAIPILDTLKEREIKNATFFLSAAWAERHPDIVERIMKDGHEIGSMGYNYTSYTSLETNEIRRDLLRAQDVFTKLGVKQVKLLRPPSGEFNKATLKIAESLGYTVVHWSNNSNDWKNPGVNHIVSTVSNNLKGGDIVLLHASDSALQTNRALPLLLQKLKSDGYEQISVSQLISNTSTKSEDVK, from the coding sequence ATGTTTTTCTTTTTTATTACGAGTAAAAGAACTTTTAAACACATTAGCTTAATAGTGATACTTTCCTTATTTACAGCATGGCTACTCTTTTTAAAAACATATTCACATGAATCTGCTTTTTCAACTGCTACAGGCCCTAAAGTAATTTACAAAGGAGATACCGCTAAAAAGCAAGTTGCATTTACGTTTGATATTAGTTGGGGAGACAAAAAAGCAATTCCAATCCTTGATACTCTTAAAGAAAGAGAAATTAAGAATGCAACCTTCTTCCTTTCTGCTGCATGGGCCGAAAGACACCCCGATATTGTAGAGCGCATCATGAAAGATGGACACGAAATCGGTAGTATGGGTTACAATTACACATCTTATACTTCTCTAGAGACGAATGAAATAAGACGAGACCTTTTACGAGCACAAGATGTTTTTACAAAACTTGGTGTAAAACAAGTCAAACTGTTACGTCCACCTAGTGGCGAATTTAACAAGGCAACCCTTAAAATTGCAGAATCACTTGGATACACCGTCGTGCATTGGAGTAATAATTCAAACGATTGGAAAAACCCAGGTGTAAACCACATCGTTTCCACCGTCTCTAATAATTTGAAAGGTGGAGATATTGTCTTATTACACGCATCCGATTCTGCCCTTCAAACAAATAGAGCTTTACCGCTGCTCCTGCAAAAATTAAAAAGTGATGGATATGAGCAAATATCCGTATCACAACTTATTTCCAACACAAGTACGAAAAGTGAAGATGTGAAATAG
- a CDS encoding glycerate kinase, producing the protein MKVVIASDSYKESLKAIEVCGAIERGFRAIFPNAEYVKIPIGDGGEGTVESLVDATGGRIISISVTGPLREGVQAFYGISKDKKTAFIEMAAASGLQHVPVEKRNPLITTTKGTGELILHALDQGVGYIILGLGGSATNDGGAGMLAALGVRFINDKGEVIDPSGGALHSIDAIDFSQLDPRLKGVKIEAACDVDNPLVGMQGASFVFGRQKGANVEMMKELDENLKHYANILKRYVSFDVSEIPGAGAAGGMGAAVISVLKGDLRRGIEIVLNYTNFDKHIEDADLIITGEGRIDEQTAYGKAPVGVAGRAKRFSVPVIAIGGSVSSDYPAVYEKGIDAVFSITTRPMTLEEAYRVAEENIEMTTKNIAAVWKIASEKHF; encoded by the coding sequence GTGAAAGTTGTTATTGCATCTGATTCATATAAAGAAAGCCTAAAAGCTATAGAAGTATGTGGAGCTATTGAAAGAGGTTTTAGAGCGATTTTTCCTAATGCAGAGTATGTGAAAATACCAATTGGAGATGGAGGAGAAGGGACGGTTGAATCACTTGTTGATGCTACAGGGGGGAGAATTATATCAATTAGTGTGACAGGACCGCTTAGAGAAGGTGTACAAGCTTTTTATGGCATTTCTAAAGATAAAAAGACAGCGTTTATTGAAATGGCAGCAGCATCAGGATTACAGCACGTTCCAGTTGAAAAGCGCAACCCACTTATTACAACGACAAAAGGAACAGGAGAACTTATATTACATGCGCTAGATCAAGGAGTGGGGTACATAATTTTAGGACTTGGAGGAAGTGCTACAAATGATGGTGGGGCAGGTATGTTAGCAGCTTTAGGAGTAAGATTTATAAATGACAAGGGTGAAGTAATAGATCCATCTGGAGGCGCATTACATTCAATTGATGCTATTGATTTTTCACAACTGGACCCACGCTTAAAGGGAGTAAAGATAGAAGCGGCCTGTGATGTGGATAATCCATTAGTCGGAATGCAGGGGGCATCTTTCGTATTTGGGAGACAAAAGGGTGCGAATGTAGAGATGATGAAAGAGCTAGATGAGAATTTAAAACATTACGCGAATATCCTTAAACGATATGTATCTTTTGATGTATCTGAAATACCTGGTGCAGGGGCAGCAGGAGGAATGGGAGCGGCTGTTATTTCAGTGTTAAAGGGAGACTTGCGAAGGGGCATTGAAATTGTATTGAATTATACAAATTTCGATAAACATATAGAAGATGCAGATCTCATTATAACTGGTGAAGGTAGAATAGATGAACAAACTGCATATGGGAAGGCTCCTGTTGGTGTTGCGGGGCGTGCGAAACGTTTTTCTGTGCCTGTAATTGCTATTGGAGGGTCTGTATCATCTGATTATCCAGCTGTTTACGAGAAAGGAATAGATGCGGTATTTAGTATTACAACAAGACCGATGACACTAGAAGAAGCATATAGAGTAGCAGAAGAAAATATTGAAATGACAACGAAGAATATTGCAGCAGTATGGAAAATAGCGTCAGAAAAACACTTCTAA
- the rocF gene encoding arginase, which translates to MKKEISVIGVPMDLGQMRRGVDMGPSAIRYAGVIERIEEIGYDVKDMGDICIEREKEVDENTKLRNLTQVATVCNELASKVDHIIEEGRFPLVLGGDHSIAIGTLAGVAKHYKNLGVIWYDAHGDLNTEETSPSGNIHGMSLAASLGYGHSSLVDLYGAYPKVKKENVVIIGARALDEGEKDFIRNEGIKVFSMHEIDRMGMTAVMEETIAYLSHTDGVHLSLDLDGLDPHDAPGVGTPVIGGLSYRESHLAMEMLAEADIITSAEFVEVNTILDERNRTATTAVALMGSLFGEKLK; encoded by the coding sequence ATGAAAAAAGAAATTTCAGTTATTGGAGTTCCAATGGATTTAGGACAGATGCGTCGTGGAGTTGATATGGGACCGAGCGCGATCCGTTATGCAGGGGTAATTGAAAGAATTGAAGAAATTGGATATGACGTTAAAGATATGGGAGATATATGTATAGAGAGAGAAAAAGAGGTAGATGAAAATACAAAATTAAGAAACCTTACACAAGTTGCAACTGTATGTAATGAATTAGCAAGTAAGGTGGATCATATTATAGAAGAAGGTCGTTTTCCACTTGTATTAGGTGGTGACCATAGTATTGCTATCGGTACATTAGCTGGTGTAGCCAAACATTATAAAAACTTAGGTGTTATTTGGTATGATGCACACGGTGATTTAAATACAGAGGAAACTTCACCATCTGGAAATATTCACGGTATGTCACTTGCAGCAAGTTTAGGTTATGGACATTCTTCACTTGTAGATTTATACGGAGCATATCCAAAGGTGAAAAAAGAGAATGTTGTAATTATCGGTGCGCGTGCATTAGATGAAGGAGAAAAAGACTTCATTCGCAATGAAGGTATTAAAGTGTTCTCGATGCATGAAATTGATCGTATGGGGATGACGGCTGTTATGGAAGAAACAATCGCATATTTATCTCATACTGATGGTGTACACTTATCATTAGATTTAGATGGTCTTGATCCTCATGATGCACCAGGTGTTGGAACGCCTGTAATTGGTGGTCTATCTTATCGTGAAAGCCACTTGGCGATGGAAATGTTAGCGGAAGCTGATATTATCACATCTGCTGAATTTGTTGAGGTAAATACGATTTTAGATGAGAGAAATAGAACGGCAACAACAGCAGTTGCTTTAATGGGTTCTTTATTCGGTGAAAAACTAAAATAA
- the cdaA gene encoding diadenylate cyclase CdaA has protein sequence MPFEDTTILKYLSTALDIAIVWFIIYKLILIIRGTKAVQLLKGITVIIVVKMISIFLELHTLSWLTEQVLTWGFLAVIIIFQPELRRALEQLGRGSLFSRGGPYEDDEPEMVATAIAKATEYMGKRRIGALITLSKETGMGDYVETGIPLNANVSSELLINIFIPNTPLHDGAVIMQGSTIKAAACYLPLSESPFISKELGTRHRAAMGVSEVTDSITVVVSEETGQISLTKNGKLHRDLKTEQLKDMLLAEFSGNEKTTSSSLWNWRRKRHG, from the coding sequence ATGCCTTTTGAAGATACGACCATTTTGAAATATCTTAGTACGGCATTAGATATTGCCATTGTATGGTTTATTATATATAAGCTGATTCTCATAATCCGAGGGACGAAAGCTGTTCAACTTTTAAAAGGGATTACAGTTATCATTGTCGTTAAGATGATTAGTATTTTCCTTGAATTGCATACGTTATCTTGGCTAACTGAACAAGTATTAACATGGGGATTTTTAGCCGTTATTATTATCTTTCAGCCAGAATTGCGAAGAGCACTTGAGCAGCTAGGGCGCGGGAGTTTATTTTCGCGTGGTGGACCGTATGAGGATGATGAACCTGAAATGGTTGCAACAGCGATAGCAAAAGCAACCGAATATATGGGGAAACGTAGAATTGGTGCATTAATTACTTTGTCAAAAGAGACCGGTATGGGTGATTATGTGGAAACGGGTATTCCGCTGAATGCAAACGTATCATCGGAATTACTTATTAATATTTTCATTCCAAATACACCTCTTCATGACGGAGCGGTAATTATGCAAGGAAGTACAATTAAAGCAGCAGCATGCTATCTTCCATTATCAGAAAGTCCGTTTATTTCTAAAGAATTAGGAACTAGACATCGTGCTGCAATGGGAGTTAGTGAAGTTACTGATAGTATTACAGTAGTTGTGTCTGAAGAAACTGGTCAAATTTCTTTAACGAAAAATGGTAAGTTGCATCGTGATTTGAAGACAGAACAGCTGAAGGATATGTTATTAGCTGAATTTAGTGGGAACGAAAAAACGACTTCTTCGTCTTTATGGAATTGGAGGAGAAAGCGTCATGGATAA
- a CDS encoding CdaR family protein has product MDKLMENHWFLKGISLLLACMLFMSATLTEKNTTSGILPFANDTKETLTNYAINLKYDEEKYIVSGIPAEGVKVKLEGPKASVATVKAKKQFDIPIDLRDSPKGTYEISLKTNGLPDDVKGTVQPSTIKVTLHEKARKYVHVDLKLSNEDQMPAGATLEKSSLKPDTVEVVGTKEEIESISSAKAYVDLKGVNKTVTKTPEVTLYNKEGKRLNVRTSPSKISVTLNVATQTTANNTEKTVPVTYTKKGSLAEGLAVTNISVEPREVTIAGPKDILDNIQSLEGVEVDFSQLTESTTFDASVLLPKGVTSAKPNQVKVSVGVQKTKQTKTKTIDGIPIQKNGLSKDVTAQLISPQDEKISVDISGEASIVDKITAAQITAVINLQNVSSGTKDISIQVSGPGNISIEPKQKSAKVTIVKKEKPDKEVQGNGQQPDSNTNQENQNEKPKNPEPDPEKEKEQENNQNQNQDKDKETSQEPTVDNHNQKEQEKGANHNG; this is encoded by the coding sequence ATGGATAAGTTAATGGAGAATCATTGGTTTTTAAAAGGGATCTCATTACTATTGGCGTGTATGCTTTTTATGTCAGCGACGTTAACTGAAAAAAATACGACATCAGGTATATTACCTTTTGCAAATGATACGAAAGAAACATTAACTAATTATGCGATTAACCTTAAGTATGATGAGGAGAAATATATTGTAAGTGGTATTCCAGCAGAGGGCGTTAAGGTGAAGTTAGAAGGCCCAAAAGCATCAGTTGCTACAGTAAAAGCAAAAAAACAATTTGACATACCAATTGATTTGCGAGATAGTCCAAAAGGAACTTATGAGATTTCTTTAAAAACGAACGGGCTTCCAGATGATGTGAAAGGAACAGTTCAGCCATCAACAATTAAAGTTACTCTTCATGAAAAGGCGAGAAAATATGTTCATGTAGATTTGAAATTATCAAATGAGGATCAGATGCCAGCGGGGGCTACTCTCGAAAAATCAAGCCTTAAACCGGATACTGTTGAGGTAGTTGGGACGAAAGAAGAAATTGAAAGCATTTCATCTGCCAAAGCGTATGTTGATTTAAAAGGTGTTAATAAAACTGTTACAAAAACGCCCGAAGTTACATTATACAATAAAGAAGGAAAACGTTTAAATGTAAGAACAAGTCCATCTAAGATTAGTGTAACGTTGAATGTGGCAACGCAAACTACAGCCAATAATACTGAAAAAACTGTTCCTGTAACGTATACGAAGAAGGGGAGTTTAGCAGAAGGGTTGGCAGTTACAAATATCAGTGTCGAGCCGAGAGAAGTAACGATAGCTGGTCCAAAAGATATTTTGGATAATATACAATCGCTAGAGGGGGTCGAAGTAGATTTTAGTCAATTGACAGAGTCTACAACATTCGATGCCTCTGTTTTATTACCCAAGGGTGTAACAAGTGCAAAACCGAATCAAGTGAAGGTTTCGGTGGGAGTACAAAAAACAAAACAAACGAAAACAAAAACGATTGATGGTATCCCAATCCAAAAAAATGGACTTTCTAAAGATGTTACGGCTCAGCTAATTTCGCCGCAAGATGAAAAGATAAGTGTTGATATTTCAGGAGAAGCAAGTATAGTAGATAAAATAACAGCTGCTCAAATAACAGCGGTAATTAATCTGCAAAATGTATCTTCAGGGACGAAAGATATTTCTATTCAAGTGAGTGGTCCTGGTAATATTTCAATAGAGCCAAAACAAAAAAGTGCTAAAGTTACTATTGTAAAGAAAGAAAAACCAGATAAAGAAGTACAGGGTAACGGTCAACAACCGGATTCAAACACCAATCAAGAAAATCAAAATGAGAAGCCAAAAAATCCTGAACCCGATCCAGAAAAGGAAAAGGAACAGGAAAATAATCAAAACCAAAATCAAGATAAAGATAAAGAAACTAGTCAAGAACCAACAGTAGATAACCATAATCAAAAAGAGCAAGAAAAAGGAGCGAATCATAATGGGTAA
- the glmM gene encoding phosphoglucosamine mutase — translation MGKYFGTDGVRGVANKELTPELAFKIGRFGGYVLTKDTDRPKVIIGRDTRVSGHMLEGALVAGLLSTGAEVMRLGVISTPGVAYLTKALDAQAGVMISASHNPVQDNGIKFFGSDGFKLTDEQEAEIEALLDKEVDELPRPTGTNLGQVSDYFEGGQKYLQYIKQTVEEDFSGLHIALDCAHGATSSLAPYLFADLEADISTMGTSPNGMNINEGVGSTHPEVLAELVKEKGADIGLAFDGDGDRLIAVDEKGNIVDGDQIMFICAKYMKETGQLKHNTVVSTVMSNLGFYKALEANNITSDKTAVGDRYVMEEMKRGGYNLGGEQSGHIILLDYITTGDGMLSALQLVNIMKMTKKPLSELAGEMTKFPQLLVNVRVTDKKLALENEKIKEIIRVVEEEMNGDGRILVRPSGTEPLIRVMAEAPTQEVCDAFVHRIVEVVKAEVGAE, via the coding sequence ATGGGTAAATATTTTGGTACAGATGGAGTACGCGGAGTTGCAAATAAGGAGTTAACACCTGAATTAGCTTTCAAAATTGGGCGTTTTGGTGGTTATGTATTAACAAAAGATACAGATCGTCCAAAAGTAATTATCGGTCGTGATACACGTGTATCTGGCCATATGTTAGAAGGAGCTTTAGTAGCAGGTCTATTATCAACTGGAGCAGAAGTAATGCGCCTTGGCGTTATTTCTACACCGGGTGTTGCTTATTTAACAAAAGCACTAGACGCACAAGCGGGTGTTATGATTTCTGCATCTCATAATCCAGTACAAGATAACGGTATTAAATTCTTTGGTTCAGACGGCTTTAAATTAACAGATGAGCAAGAAGCTGAAATTGAAGCTTTATTAGACAAAGAAGTTGATGAACTACCACGTCCAACAGGTACTAACCTTGGACAAGTGAGCGATTACTTTGAAGGTGGACAAAAATATTTACAATACATTAAACAAACTGTTGAAGAAGACTTCTCTGGCCTACATATCGCTTTAGATTGTGCACATGGTGCCACATCTTCTTTAGCTCCATACTTATTTGCAGATTTAGAAGCTGATATTTCAACAATGGGGACTTCACCGAACGGTATGAATATTAACGAAGGTGTAGGATCTACACATCCAGAAGTATTGGCTGAATTAGTAAAAGAAAAAGGTGCTGACATCGGACTTGCTTTTGATGGCGATGGCGACCGTTTAATTGCTGTAGACGAAAAAGGAAACATCGTTGACGGTGATCAAATTATGTTTATTTGTGCGAAATACATGAAAGAAACTGGTCAATTAAAACATAATACAGTTGTTTCAACTGTTATGAGTAATTTAGGTTTCTACAAAGCACTTGAAGCAAACAATATTACAAGCGATAAAACAGCAGTTGGTGACCGCTACGTAATGGAAGAGATGAAACGCGGTGGTTACAACTTAGGTGGAGAACAATCAGGCCATATTATCTTACTTGATTACATTACAACTGGTGACGGAATGTTAAGTGCACTTCAACTTGTAAACATCATGAAAATGACGAAAAAACCATTATCTGAGCTTGCAGGAGAAATGACGAAATTCCCACAATTGCTAGTAAACGTTCGTGTAACAGATAAAAAATTAGCATTAGAAAATGAAAAAATTAAAGAAATTATTCGTGTTGTAGAGGAAGAAATGAACGGTGATGGCCGTATTCTTGTTCGTCCATCTGGAACAGAGCCACTTATTCGTGTAATGGCAGAAGCACCAACACAAGAAGTTTGTGATGCATTTGTACATCGCATTGTAGAAGTTGTGAAAGCTGAAGTTGGCGCTGAATAA
- the glmS gene encoding glutamine--fructose-6-phosphate transaminase (isomerizing) gives MCGIVGFIGEQDAKEILLKGLEKLEYRGYDSAGIAVQAENGVVVYKEKGRIAKLREIVDENVAASVGIGHTRWATHGVPSKVNAHPHQSTSKRFTLVHNGVIENYELVKKEYLQDVTFVSETDTEIIVQLMEQQVSTGLSVEEAFRNTLSLLHGSYAIGLLDAENPNMIYVAKNKSPLLVGVGDNFNVVASDAMAMLQVTDQFIELMDKEIVIVTKESITIKNLQGETIERAPFTAELDASDIEKGTYPHFMLKEIDEQPLVIRNIIQKYQDENGEIELNQDIRNAILDSDRIYIIACGTSYHAGLVGKQFIEKFAKMPVEVHVASEFSYNMPLLTERPFFIYISQSGETADSRAVLVQTNEMGHKALTITNVPGSTLSREADYTLPLYAGPEIAVASTKAYTAQLAVLSILAADIAKAKGEVLDFDLTHELGLVANAMIELCDQKEEMDALAKQFLATTRNCFFIGRSVDFYVGLEGALKLKEISYIQAEGFAGGELKHGTIALIENGTPVIALATQEHVNLGIRGNVKEVVARGANPCIISMKGLEMEGDSFVLPAVHEALAPLVAVIPLQLISYYAALHRECDVDKPRNLAKSVTVE, from the coding sequence ATGTGTGGAATCGTAGGATTTATTGGAGAGCAAGATGCAAAAGAAATTTTATTAAAAGGTTTAGAAAAGCTAGAATATCGTGGATATGATTCAGCAGGTATTGCAGTACAAGCAGAGAACGGTGTTGTTGTATACAAAGAAAAAGGCCGTATCGCAAAACTTCGTGAAATCGTAGATGAGAACGTAGCAGCAAGCGTAGGTATCGGACATACACGCTGGGCTACACACGGTGTTCCAAGTAAAGTAAACGCGCATCCGCATCAAAGTACATCAAAACGCTTTACACTAGTTCATAACGGTGTAATTGAAAACTATGAATTAGTGAAAAAGGAATATTTACAAGATGTAACGTTCGTAAGTGAAACAGATACAGAGATTATCGTACAGCTTATGGAACAACAAGTGAGCACAGGATTAAGTGTAGAAGAAGCGTTCCGTAATACGCTATCTCTTTTACATGGCTCTTATGCAATCGGATTACTTGATGCTGAAAATCCAAACATGATTTATGTTGCTAAAAACAAAAGCCCGCTATTAGTAGGTGTTGGTGACAACTTTAATGTTGTGGCAAGCGACGCTATGGCGATGTTACAAGTTACAGATCAATTTATTGAGTTAATGGATAAAGAAATCGTAATCGTAACGAAAGAAAGTATTACAATTAAAAACTTACAAGGTGAAACGATTGAACGTGCACCTTTTACAGCGGAATTAGACGCAAGTGATATTGAAAAGGGAACATATCCTCACTTCATGCTTAAAGAAATCGATGAGCAACCACTTGTAATCCGTAATATAATTCAAAAGTATCAAGATGAAAATGGCGAAATTGAATTAAATCAAGACATCCGCAATGCGATTTTAGATAGCGATCGTATTTACATCATTGCATGTGGAACGAGTTATCATGCAGGTCTTGTTGGAAAACAATTTATCGAGAAGTTTGCAAAAATGCCAGTTGAAGTACATGTAGCAAGTGAATTCTCTTACAACATGCCATTATTAACAGAAAGACCATTCTTCATTTACATTTCACAAAGTGGTGAAACAGCTGATAGCCGTGCAGTACTTGTACAAACAAATGAAATGGGTCATAAAGCATTAACAATTACAAACGTGCCTGGTTCTACTCTTTCTCGTGAAGCTGATTATACACTTCCATTATACGCTGGACCAGAAATTGCAGTTGCATCAACGAAAGCTTACACAGCACAGCTTGCAGTACTTTCAATTTTAGCAGCTGATATTGCTAAAGCAAAAGGTGAAGTTCTTGATTTCGATTTAACACACGAACTAGGACTTGTAGCAAATGCAATGATAGAACTTTGTGATCAAAAAGAAGAAATGGACGCATTAGCAAAACAATTTTTAGCAACAACGCGTAACTGTTTCTTCATCGGACGTAGCGTAGACTTCTACGTAGGATTAGAAGGTGCGTTAAAACTAAAAGAAATCTCTTACATCCAAGCAGAAGGATTCGCTGGAGGAGAGTTAAAACACGGTACAATCGCTTTAATCGAAAATGGTACACCAGTTATCGCACTTGCTACACAAGAGCACGTAAACCTTGGAATTCGTGGTAACGTGAAAGAAGTAGTAGCACGCGGTGCTAACCCATGTATCATCTCAATGAAAGGCTTAGAAATGGAAGGTGACAGCTTCGTATTACCAGCTGTCCACGAAGCACTAGCACCGCTAGTAGCAGTTATTCCATTACAACTTATCTCATACTACGCAGCACTTCACCGCGAGTGTGACGTTGATAAGCCACGTAACTTAGCTAAATCTGTTACTGTTGAGTAG